The Streptomyces griseiscabiei genomic sequence GTTCAGCCCCCCGGTCGTTCTCAACGGGCAGTTCGACCCATGGACCCTCGCCACCGGCGGCACCGGCGGCGGTGAGGTCGTCATGAGGATCCCGTTCGGCGCGGACCTGGGGGTGGGGAACCGCGGAGACGAGACGGTCTACGGCATCAGGGGCGGTACGGCCACGGTCGAGGTCGACCTGGCCTTCGACCCGGAGCGGAACCTGAGGGTCGACACCCAGCCGGACACCGAGAAGCCGCTCGCCGTGATCACCCATCTGGAGTTCGTCTCCCCGCCCGCCGGAGGCCTGGAGCCGGGTGAACATGATTGGCTGGTCATGACCCTGACGCAGCTGCTCGACCAATGGCTCAACGATCCGACCCATCTGGCCGCGTTCGAGCACGTCTTCACCGCCATCGACATCAACTCGGCCGAATCGATGGGAAACCTCGCCTGGCTCCTGCCCACCCACACGGACTACGCCTACTTCAACGGCACGAACGACGACGACTCCTTCCTGGGCGTGCTGTGCATGACCGAGAAGCGCGACCCCGGCAGGGCACCGCAGGAACTGGCGCCGGGCGCCATGGTCGTCGGACAGGAGAGATGGTCCGGACTCACCGTCTCGAAGGACCGTTTCATGAACAAGATGCTCCTGCCGGGGCTGCGGCGCCACTTCCCGGGCGTGGACATAGGCATCAACGACAGCGGAGCGTTCACAGCGGCGTCGGAGTTCCGCATGGACAAGCTCGTCGTCGACGGCAACAGCTACCAGCCGGTGGCCACCGAGTTCACGGTCTCCGTGGACTACGACAGGATCACCACGAACATGCAGCTCCTGGTTCCGGTGAACAGCCATATCAGCGGCCACGCCTGGATCGAGTACGCGATACAGCCGACGCTCGGCAAGAACTCCCAGGGCGAGGCGTGTCTGACGTACGAGGTGATTCAGCAGAACATCCAGCACTGGGTGGTGACCGACGGCGTCATCGGCGAGTTCGAACTCTGGCTCGCGAAGGTCGCCGACGGAATCGACGGCATCCTGCGTGCCGCCATGAACGGTCTGGGGCTGAAGTTCCTGGCCGGCATGGTGTCCTTCCCCTTCGACTCACTGGAGGACTGGGACGCCGACGAGGCTCTCGACCACCTGCCCACCGCCGACGCGTTCGCGCAGCAGGCGACGCTTCCGATCGCGTGGAAGAACGCCGATGTGCTGAGGCCCGCGCAGGTGCGGCTGCACAACGGGGCCCTCCAGATCTTCGGCCCCACCTTCCCCTAGAACCCCCGGCCGCGCCTCTTCGGCGGCCTGCGGTCGGGGAGGCGTCTCATCAGTGAGCGCCAGCCCGGCAGGTCGATCTCCACGAGTACGGTCTTGCCGGGCGGTCGGCGGTCCAGGATCTCCCAGCGGTCGGCGAGGGCGTCGACGAGGACCAGGCCGCGCCCGTTCTCGTCCAGGGGCCGGGCCGGGCGTACGGTGCCGGGGCCGGGCGGCAGGCGTTCGGCGCGGGTGTCGGTGACCTCGATGCGGAGGGAGCCCGTGGGCAGGGAGAGGCGCAGCTCGAAGTCCCGGCCCGGGACCCGGCCGTGCGTCACCGCGTTCGCCGCCAGCTCGGCGACGACCACGGCCGCCCTGTCGGACGCCTCCGAGCCGTACCGGATGCCCCAGGCGTGCAGCCGGCGCAGGGCCAGGTGTCTGGCGAGGCGCGCACCCAGCGGTGTCGAGCTGAACCGCTGGGTGAACGCGAGCACGGTGACGGGGTGTTGCGAGGCGGGCGGTGCGGTCATGTCACCAAGGTGACCTGCGGAAAGCCCTGTTCACCAGCTCCGCGCCGCGTACGCTGCGCGAGCGTACACGGTTACGTACTGGACGGTACTGGTGACAACACGTAACCATGGGTGTTGGAACGGTGTGGTTCGGCGGGCGGGTGCGCGGGAGGTGGCCGATGGGGGCCGACAGCGGCGGCGTGGTGGGGCTGGGCGGGGGCGGCGAGCCGGAGTCGTCCGACAGCCTGCGGACGTTCGGGGCGATGGTCCAGGCGCTGCGCGAGCACGCGGGGCTGAGCCGGGAGGAGTTGGCCGAGGTCATCGGTTACTGCAAGCACATGGTGGCCTCGGTGGAGCTGGGGAGGCGGATGCCGGATCAGGCGTTCGTGGAGGGGGTGGATCGGGCCCTGGGCGATACCGGTGCGCTGATCAAGGCGGCTCAGCATTTGGGGAGGCAGCCGGGGTTGGCGGCTTGGTTCAGGAAATGGGCCAAGCTGGAGGCGGAGGCGATCGTGCTCTACACGTACGAGTGCCGTCTGATTCCTGGGCTTCTACAGACCGAGGCATACGCCCGAACCCTGTTCAAGAACCAGCTGCCGCCGTTGGGCGACGACCAGATCGAGGCCCAGTGGGAAGCACGGTCCGAGCGGCAACAACTTCTCAGGGAGCGGCCGAACACCGCGTTCGGGTTCATCCTGGAGGAGGGGCTGTTCCTGCGTGGCACAGGCGGGGCGGAGATCACTCGCGAACTCATCGGCCATGTGCTGAACCTCGGCGAGCTGCGGAATGTCGAGATTCAGATCATGCCCCAGAGGCAGGAAACCCACTCCGGGCTCGATGGCCCCATGCAGTTGCTGGAGACACCCGAAAACCGCCACCTCGCCTACTGCGAGGGGCAGGAAAGCGCCCAGTTCATCCCTGACCGCAAAGTGGTCAGCATGCTTCAGATGCGGTATGCCAGGATGCGCTCACAGGCTCTCACTCTCACAGACTCCAAGAGCCTGTTGCAGCGGATGCGAGGGGACCTATGAGCACCACCGAACTGACCTGGTTCAAGAGCAGCTACAGCAGCGGCGGCTCCGGAGACTGCGTCGAAGTGGCCCTCTCCTGGTTCAAAAGCAGCTACAGCAGCGGCGACGGCGACGACTGCATCGAGATCGCTCAATCCTGGCACAAGTCGAGCTACAGCGGCGGTGACGGCGACGACTGCGTCGAAGTGGCCGTAGCCCTCCCCCACACCATCCACATCCGCGACTCCAAGAACACCCCCGGCCCCCAGCTCACCCTCTCCCCCACCGCCTGGGCCGACTTCGTCCCGTACGCGGCCGTCGCCCGGGGCTGAACCCGCCATGATCGGAACCGTGTTCCAGAGCGACGACGTGCCCGTGGAGCACCGGTTCGACTTCTGGCGGGACTTGACGCACCAGGCGATCGCGCCCAGCGAGATGCACAGCGAGTTCGCCGGCGACTTCTGGGCGCGGCAGCGGCTGCTGGCGCTGGGCCCGGTGCTGGTATGGCCGACCGCGCATCTGCCGACGGGGTTCCGGCGTACCGAGAGGCTGGTGCGGCAGTCCGACCCGGAGATGTACCACCTGTCGCTGGTGCTCGGGGGCGGGCTGGGGTTCGAGCATGTGGGGCGGGCCGAGGTGTACGGCCCGAGCGATCTGTGGCTGAGCGACACGTCACGGCCGTACGACGTGTGCCCGCCGGACGGTCTGGGGCGTCAGGTGATCACCGGGGTCGGCGTGGACTTCCCGAAGGCGCTGCTGCCGCTGCCGCCCGCCCGGATCGGGCAGTTGCTGGGGCGGCGGCTGTCGGGGCGGGAGGGGGTGGGGGCGCTGCTGACGGGGTTCCTCACGGGCCTGGAGCAGCAGGCCGACACCCTTCAGCCGTCCGACGCGCCCCGGTTGGGCACCGTACTGATCGACCTGCTGGCCGCGTGGTTCGCGCAGGTGCTGGAGGCGGAGGACGCGCTGCCGCCGGAGACGCGGGAGCGGGCGCTGACGACGCGGATACGGGCGTTCGTCCGGCAGAACCTGCACGACCCGGAGCTGACACCGCCGGTGATAGCGGCGGCGCACCACATCTCGCTGAGCTATCTGCACCGGCTGTTCCAGGAGGACACCCCGGGCGAGACGGTCGCGGCCTGGATCCGGGCCCAGCGTCTCGCCGGCGCCCGCCGCGACCTGGCGGACCCCGGCCTCTCCACCACCCCCATCCACACCATCGCCGCCCGCTGGGGCCTGGTCCGCGCGTCCGACTTCACGCGGGCGTTCCGGGGGGCGTACGGGGTGTCTCCGACGGAGTACCGGGAGCGGGCCGGGGCCGTGGGGGAGGCGGGGTAGAAGTGGTCGGTCTTGCGGATCGGCACCGCTGCGGACTCCCGCGCTACGCGACAAAACACTCTAATAGAAGTTTTGTTAGATTGAGCGGGTGAATGAACCTGCCTACGGGCCCGGCGAGGGTCCGACCAAGTCCGTCTCGGTTTCCGTGCACGAGGGCACCATCGCGGCCGTCCGTTCACGCGTCGGCAAGCGCGGCATCTCCGCCTATGTGGAGGCCGCTGTGCGACGGCAGATCGAGCGGGACCAGCTCGACGAACTCATCGCCGCGAACGAGGAGCTGCACGGCCCCCTCACCCAGGAGGAGATCGACGCGGCCGAGCATGAGATGTTCGGCGACAACCAGGATGGCCGGGCGGTGGCGTGAGCGGCACCTGGGTTCTCGACAGTGAGGCTCTGTGCCTGTACCTGCGTGGCGACCGCGCAATGACCGCGAGGCTCGCCGTCGCAAGCAAACGGGACGTCAGGGTGATCACCAGCGCGGCCACGGTCGTGAAGGCCGACCCCCAGGGGGCGCACACCGCCCGCCTCGCCTGGGCCCTCTCCCGCCTTGTGGTGGAGCCGGTCACCAAGGACACCGCCAAAGAGGCTGTCGCCCACATGAAGGACAGCGGCAGGACCGGCGGGCACAAGTACGCCCTGGACGCGATCGTCGCCGCCACCGCCCGCGCGGCGCAGCCGCCGGTGACCGTCCTCACCTCCGACCTCGACGACCTCAAGCCGCTCTGCGGCAAGCAGGTCGAGGTCAGGCAGGTCTGACCCGAGGGCCGGGCCGGGACCGCCCACGCACGAGACGCGGCCCCGCCCCGCCGGTCAGCGTCTCAGGTCCATGACCCCGATTCCGAGTCCCTCGTACACACCTGGTTCCACCGTGGCGATCAACGCCCCTGCCGGAAGGGTCTGGTTGGGCCTCGCGGCGTGGACGGCGGCCGAGGCGTCCTGGGCGACACCCGCTCGCCCGAGCTCGGCAACCGTCAGGGCCATGGCGTAGTCGTCGTCGATCATGGACAGTACGTCCACCAGGACACCCACATGGTCGACCATGCCCGCACGACGGCGCTCGGCCTCCAGCAGACACAGGACAGGCACCCACAGTCGGACGTCGTCGCTCGCCGCCGCGGCGTGGATGAGGCCGGAGACCTGCTTGTCGCCTCCCAGCGCCACGAGGGTGGGTGCGTCGAGAACATAGTGCTCGGTCTGGCTCACGGGGACGGCTCCACCTGCGCGAGGGCGGCCCTGTGGGCAGCCGTGGCCTCCCGCATCTTGCGCCGCATCTCCGCCGACTCCTCCTCGGACACCTCGTGCCCGAAGCGTTCGGCGAGCACGGCCCGCGTGCGATCGGCGCGTTCCTTGATCTGCTCGGGTGTCAGTGTCTGAGCAGCTATGTCCTGCATGAGAGCACGAAGGCTCGTCCCCCGGGCCTCGGCCACGGCGGCGAGCTGGTCACGGACTTCGGCGGGCACACGGATCATGACGTCGGACATGAGTCAAGTATACGCGACGTATACGCCCACTTCAGTTGGCGGCGAGCCGGGTGCCGACCTGACACCCGGCCCGCCGCCCGGGGTCACGCCGCGTGCTCCACGAACCGCCGGGCCGTCTGTGCGAGCAGCTCGCGCCCGTCGCCCGCCCACAGCTCGTCGTTGAACAGTTCCACCTCAATGGGGCCGGTGTAGCCGGCCGCCTCGACGTAGGACTTCCACTCGCGCATGTCGATCGCGCCGTCGCCGATCTGGCCCCGGCCGGTCAGGACGCCCTGGGGCAACGGGGTGATCCAGTCGGCGAGTTGGAAGGTGTGGATGCGGCCGGAGGCACCCGCGCGGGCGATCGCCGCCGGGGCCGTGTCGTCCCACCAGATGTGGTAGGTGTCCACGGTGACGCCCACCTGGTCCGCCGGGAAGCGTTCCGCGATGTCGAGCGCCTGGGAGAGCGTCGAGACCACACAGCGGTCCGAGGCGAACATGGGGTGGAGGGGCTCGATGGCCAGGCGGACGCCGTTCGCCGCCGCGTACGGGCCCAGTTCGGCCAGCGCGTCCGCGATGCGCTCACGGGCGGCGTACAGGTCCTTCGAGCCCTGCGGCAGGCCGCCGGAGACCAGGACCAGTGTGTCCGTGCCGAGCGTCGCCGCCTCGTCGATCGCCTTGCGGTTGTCGGCCAGTGCCGCCGCCCGCTCGGCCGGGTCGATCGCCGTGAAGAAGCCGCCCCGGCAGAGGGTGGTGACCGCGAGGCCCGCGTCGCGGACCGCCTTGGCCGTGGCCTCCAGGCCGTGCGCCGCGACCGGCTCGCGCCACAGGCCCACGCCCGTGATGCCCAACTCCACGCAGCCGTCGATCAGTTCGGGGATCGACAGCTGCTTGACCGTCATCTGGTTGATGGAGAAACGCTCAAGTCCCGCGGGAGCGGTGTCCGTCGTGCTCACTGGGCCACCCCGTACAGCGAGAGCAGGTTCTTCATCCGGGTCTCCGCCAGCGCCGGGTCCGGGAACAGGCCCAGGCCGTCGGCGAGTTCGTAGGCGCGGGCGAAGTGCGGGAGGGAGCGGGCCGACTGGAGGCCGCCGACCATCGTGAAGTGCGACTGGTGTCCGGCCAGCCACGCCAGGAAGACGACACCCGTCTTGTAGAAGCGGGTGGGCGTCTGGAAGAGGTGGCGGGAGAGTTCGACGGTCGGGTCCAGGAGGGCACGGAAGCCCTTCACGTCACCCGTGTCCAGGACGCGGACCGCCTCCGCCGCCAGGGGGCCCAGCGGGTCGAAGATGCCGAGGAGGGCGTGGCTGAAGCCCTTCTCGTCGCCCGCGATCAGCTCGGGGTAGTTGAAGTCGTCGCCCGTGTAGCAGCGCACGCCCTGCGGGAGGCGGCGGCGGATGTCGATCTCGCGCTGGGCGTCCAGCAGGGAGACCTTGATGCCGTCGACCTTGTCGGGGTGGGCGGCGATCACGGCGAGGAAGGTCTCGGTGGCCGCGTCGAGGTCCGAGGAGCCCCAGTAGCCGTCGAGGGCCGGGTCGAACATCGGGCCGAGCCAGTGCAGGACGACCGGTTCGGCGGCCTGGCGGAGCAGGTGGCCGTAGATCTCCAGGTAGTCCTCGGGGCCCTGGGCCGCCGCCGCCAGCGCGCGCGAGGCCATCAGGATCGCCTGGGCGCCCGACTCCTCGACGAGCGCCAGCTGCTCCTCGTACGCCTTGCGGATCTCCGCGAGGGAGGCCGACGCCGGGTCGGTGAGCTGGTCGGTGCCGACGCCGCAGGCGATGAGGCCGCCGACCGACTTCGCCTCGGCCGCGCTGCGGCGGATCAGCTCCGCCGCGCCCGCCCAGTCGAGACCCATGCCGCGCTGCGCGGTGTCCATCGCCTCGGCGACACCCAGGCCGTGCGACCACAGGTGGCGGCGGAAGGCGAGGGTGGCGTCCCAGTCGACGGCCGCCGGGGAGTCCGGGGAGACGTCCGCGAAGGGGTCCGCGACGACATGCGCCGCCGAGAAGACCGTACGGGAGGTGAGGGCGGTGCCCGCCGACACGGCCAGGGGCTCGGTGCGCGGGGTGTAGGCCCGCAACCGCCCCCCTGCGTCAGGGAGTTGAATGATCCCGTTCGTCACAGCTGGATCTCCGGAACGTCGAGACGGACACCCTCGGCCGACGACTTCAGGCCCAGTTCGGCGAGCTGGACGCCGCGCGCGCCGGCCAGCAGGTCCCAGTGGTAGGGCGCGTCGGCGTAGACGTGCTTGAAGAACAGCTCCCACTGCGCCTTGAAGCCGTTGTCGAACTCGGCGTTGTCCGGCACCTCCTGCCACTGGTCGCGGAAGGAGTAGGTGGCGGGGATGTCGGGGTTCCACACCGGCTTGGGGGTGGCGGAGCGGTGCTGGACGCGGCAGTTGCGCAGACCGGCGACCGCCGAGCCCTCGGTGCCGTCGACCTGGAACTCGACCAGTTCGTCGCGGTTGACGCGGACGGTCCAGGAGGAGTTGATCTGGGCGATGGCGCCGCCGTCCAGCTCGAAGACGCCGTACGCGGCGTCGTCGGCGGTGGCGTCGTAGGGCTTGTCCTGCTCGTCCCAGCGCTGCGGGATGTGCGTGGCGGTGAGCGCCTGGACGGACTTCACGCGGCCGAACAGCTCGTGCAGCACGTACTCCCAGTGCGGGAACATGTCGACAACGATGCCACCGCCGTCCTCAGCGCGGTAGTTCCAGGACGGGCGCTGGGCCTCCTGCCAGTCGCCCTCGAAGACCCAGTAGCCGAACTCGCCCCGGATGGAGAGGATGCGGCCGAAGAAGCCGCCGTCGATGAGGCGCTTGAGCTTCAGCAGACCCGGGAGGAACAGCTTGTCCTGGACGACGCCGTGCTTGATGCCGGCGGCGTTCGCGAGACGGGCCAGCTCCAGGGCGCCGTCGAGGCCCGTCGCGGTCGGCTTCTCGGTGTAGATGTGCTTGCCCGCCGCGATCGCCTTCTTGATCGCCTCCTCGCGGGCCGAGGTGACCTGGGCGTCGAAGTAGATCTCGACGGTCGGGTCCGCGAGGACCGCGTCGACGTCGGTGGAGACGTTCGCCGGGTCCAGTCCGTGCTGCTCGGCGAGGGCCTTCAGCGCGTGCTCGCGGCGGCCGACGAGGATCGGCTCCGGCCACAGCACGGTGCCGTCACCGAGGTCGAGACCGCCCTGCTCGCGGATGGCGAGGATCGAGCGGACCAGGTGCTGGCGGTAGCCCATGCGCCCGGTCACGCCGTTCATGGCGATCCGTACGGTTCTGCGCGTCACGGCCGTTCCTTTCGTTGGTATGCGTTCGGGGTGCGTTCGTTTTTCGCGTACGCGTCCGGCGCCGCGTACGCCCGACGAAAGGTGAGCGTCCCAGCAAGCGCTTTCTATCTGATGAGAAGCTA encodes the following:
- a CDS encoding TULIP family P47-like protein; amino-acid sequence: MDRSALTRRGALSAAFGSAAALAVPATAQAATAPEAAVGTSALLPAVPRGKRLHLSYADADSTTARKASARKASARLGDTPPTDDFSTFGWDTVSVIALTDVNNAIAKYGTSPSAWDGTVPGTKFSPPVVLNGQFDPWTLATGGTGGGEVVMRIPFGADLGVGNRGDETVYGIRGGTATVEVDLAFDPERNLRVDTQPDTEKPLAVITHLEFVSPPAGGLEPGEHDWLVMTLTQLLDQWLNDPTHLAAFEHVFTAIDINSAESMGNLAWLLPTHTDYAYFNGTNDDDSFLGVLCMTEKRDPGRAPQELAPGAMVVGQERWSGLTVSKDRFMNKMLLPGLRRHFPGVDIGINDSGAFTAASEFRMDKLVVDGNSYQPVATEFTVSVDYDRITTNMQLLVPVNSHISGHAWIEYAIQPTLGKNSQGEACLTYEVIQQNIQHWVVTDGVIGEFELWLAKVADGIDGILRAAMNGLGLKFLAGMVSFPFDSLEDWDADEALDHLPTADAFAQQATLPIAWKNADVLRPAQVRLHNGALQIFGPTFP
- a CDS encoding ATP-binding protein; this encodes MTAPPASQHPVTVLAFTQRFSSTPLGARLARHLALRRLHAWGIRYGSEASDRAAVVVAELAANAVTHGRVPGRDFELRLSLPTGSLRIEVTDTRAERLPPGPGTVRPARPLDENGRGLVLVDALADRWEILDRRPPGKTVLVEIDLPGWRSLMRRLPDRRPPKRRGRGF
- a CDS encoding helix-turn-helix domain-containing protein encodes the protein MGADSGGVVGLGGGGEPESSDSLRTFGAMVQALREHAGLSREELAEVIGYCKHMVASVELGRRMPDQAFVEGVDRALGDTGALIKAAQHLGRQPGLAAWFRKWAKLEAEAIVLYTYECRLIPGLLQTEAYARTLFKNQLPPLGDDQIEAQWEARSERQQLLRERPNTAFGFILEEGLFLRGTGGAEITRELIGHVLNLGELRNVEIQIMPQRQETHSGLDGPMQLLETPENRHLAYCEGQESAQFIPDRKVVSMLQMRYARMRSQALTLTDSKSLLQRMRGDL
- a CDS encoding DUF397 domain-containing protein, whose amino-acid sequence is MSTTELTWFKSSYSSGGSGDCVEVALSWFKSSYSSGDGDDCIEIAQSWHKSSYSGGDGDDCVEVAVALPHTIHIRDSKNTPGPQLTLSPTAWADFVPYAAVARG
- a CDS encoding helix-turn-helix domain-containing protein, with the protein product MIGTVFQSDDVPVEHRFDFWRDLTHQAIAPSEMHSEFAGDFWARQRLLALGPVLVWPTAHLPTGFRRTERLVRQSDPEMYHLSLVLGGGLGFEHVGRAEVYGPSDLWLSDTSRPYDVCPPDGLGRQVITGVGVDFPKALLPLPPARIGQLLGRRLSGREGVGALLTGFLTGLEQQADTLQPSDAPRLGTVLIDLLAAWFAQVLEAEDALPPETRERALTTRIRAFVRQNLHDPELTPPVIAAAHHISLSYLHRLFQEDTPGETVAAWIRAQRLAGARRDLADPGLSTTPIHTIAARWGLVRASDFTRAFRGAYGVSPTEYRERAGAVGEAG
- a CDS encoding DNA-binding protein is translated as MTARLAVASKRDVRVITSAATVVKADPQGAHTARLAWALSRLVVEPVTKDTAKEAVAHMKDSGRTGGHKYALDAIVAATARAAQPPVTVLTSDLDDLKPLCGKQVEVRQV
- a CDS encoding PIN domain-containing protein, coding for MSQTEHYVLDAPTLVALGGDKQVSGLIHAAAASDDVRLWVPVLCLLEAERRRAGMVDHVGVLVDVLSMIDDDYAMALTVAELGRAGVAQDASAAVHAARPNQTLPAGALIATVEPGVYEGLGIGVMDLRR
- a CDS encoding Arc family DNA-binding protein; this translates as MSDVMIRVPAEVRDQLAAVAEARGTSLRALMQDIAAQTLTPEQIKERADRTRAVLAERFGHEVSEEESAEMRRKMREATAAHRAALAQVEPSP
- a CDS encoding sugar phosphate isomerase/epimerase family protein — protein: MTVKQLSIPELIDGCVELGITGVGLWREPVAAHGLEATAKAVRDAGLAVTTLCRGGFFTAIDPAERAAALADNRKAIDEAATLGTDTLVLVSGGLPQGSKDLYAARERIADALAELGPYAAANGVRLAIEPLHPMFASDRCVVSTLSQALDIAERFPADQVGVTVDTYHIWWDDTAPAAIARAGASGRIHTFQLADWITPLPQGVLTGRGQIGDGAIDMREWKSYVEAAGYTGPIEVELFNDELWAGDGRELLAQTARRFVEHAA
- a CDS encoding dihydrodipicolinate synthase family protein is translated as MIQLPDAGGRLRAYTPRTEPLAVSAGTALTSRTVFSAAHVVADPFADVSPDSPAAVDWDATLAFRRHLWSHGLGVAEAMDTAQRGMGLDWAGAAELIRRSAAEAKSVGGLIACGVGTDQLTDPASASLAEIRKAYEEQLALVEESGAQAILMASRALAAAAQGPEDYLEIYGHLLRQAAEPVVLHWLGPMFDPALDGYWGSSDLDAATETFLAVIAAHPDKVDGIKVSLLDAQREIDIRRRLPQGVRCYTGDDFNYPELIAGDEKGFSHALLGIFDPLGPLAAEAVRVLDTGDVKGFRALLDPTVELSRHLFQTPTRFYKTGVVFLAWLAGHQSHFTMVGGLQSARSLPHFARAYELADGLGLFPDPALAETRMKNLLSLYGVAQ
- a CDS encoding Gfo/Idh/MocA family protein; the protein is MTRRTVRIAMNGVTGRMGYRQHLVRSILAIREQGGLDLGDGTVLWPEPILVGRREHALKALAEQHGLDPANVSTDVDAVLADPTVEIYFDAQVTSAREEAIKKAIAAGKHIYTEKPTATGLDGALELARLANAAGIKHGVVQDKLFLPGLLKLKRLIDGGFFGRILSIRGEFGYWVFEGDWQEAQRPSWNYRAEDGGGIVVDMFPHWEYVLHELFGRVKSVQALTATHIPQRWDEQDKPYDATADDAAYGVFELDGGAIAQINSSWTVRVNRDELVEFQVDGTEGSAVAGLRNCRVQHRSATPKPVWNPDIPATYSFRDQWQEVPDNAEFDNGFKAQWELFFKHVYADAPYHWDLLAGARGVQLAELGLKSSAEGVRLDVPEIQL